Proteins found in one Methanofollis fontis genomic segment:
- a CDS encoding DEAD/DEAH box helicase has translation MGTNMIKPLFKVGDNVKIGNSEKIGTVNEVIIRNNSVGYRVTFDGTTKAIQEKFLSKIIDEEHEIIQSFYSDDIGDGDDFHLFQTWFRLKKPIEGNYYSYLASKTIFNPYQFKPLIKFVAPGSDGRLFIADEVGVGKTIETGIILIELLSRNRIDRKSPILIVCPHSLGPKWVKEMKQRFNLQFHLHDSKSLRNFFEYAKDGIIPDGMFWSIVSLPLLRNETHFKNLQVLNTSRETPLWSMVIIDESHHLRNASTLSYQIGCMLSNLTEMMVMLSATPLNLRDEDLFNQLNILNPSLFPDFQTFNAILSPVKSINRCRRLLVERSASVNSKILKEILEMKSGILGEAISNHPGVKKFEKRLLNGGLLNSEEIANFDRILGNLSPLDNSFTRTLKREALNHRVIREPINIPIKLTPEETKFHNGVIELSKKMYLERGGDPAALGFITNIPRRMASSCIPAMKEYLNWCIVNNSMLIDNSASEDDPDDDQGLNETSLTPDLRNCLIQLRSEAERIEGIDTKYDEFRKLIEKIQQTHVNPQIIVFSFFVRTLKYLQKRLAEDGYSVGLIYGDTPSYPDGNNQTRYQIMESFEKEEFEILLSSEVGGEGLDFQFCQTIINYDLPYNPMRIEQRIGRIDRFGQKGDKIFVASMYIQDSIDENIYSALYERINLVEESVGALEPILGTKLADLQNEIINGALSEEQLQRRIQEIEIAVEHAKLEMEKFEQNRIELMGEDKFAQIIQNLDSGTEFIQPIDALWLTKKCLHSWDKCDFNEIDESSGYITLSKQVVTQLEQYCRKPGSEGSFVELSRIMELNYPIEVVFNGTVAIQRNQAVFLPPCGFWIKFLLQELEKSEKIPRVFSISGESNNIGLSPGDYFVPFFEVMLEGFTTEITLSAVPVDVNNRTCVKCDYRTFSRLLAKNVLPSDHRVTSINPREAIETAQIDLESQIEIEMRELKDRNAYRIQSRINSIDKTTESRIIQLNSRIHEHYKKVISDGKEPSSKFIRLIESQKENVRKKREEFIQKIRNQDDLVMTLRLVAIASLRVNQ, from the coding sequence ATGGGAACTAATATGATAAAACCCCTTTTTAAAGTAGGAGATAACGTTAAAATTGGTAATAGCGAAAAAATTGGTACTGTAAACGAAGTAATTATTCGGAACAATTCTGTTGGGTACCGTGTGACTTTTGATGGAACTACAAAAGCGATTCAAGAAAAATTCCTTTCCAAAATTATTGATGAAGAGCATGAAATTATTCAATCATTCTATTCAGATGATATCGGAGATGGTGATGATTTTCATCTTTTTCAGACTTGGTTCCGTCTAAAAAAACCTATAGAAGGCAATTATTATAGCTATCTTGCAAGCAAGACAATATTCAACCCGTACCAATTTAAACCCCTGATCAAATTTGTAGCCCCTGGTTCAGATGGACGATTATTCATCGCTGATGAAGTTGGTGTTGGTAAAACAATAGAAACCGGTATTATCCTGATTGAACTCTTATCCCGCAATCGAATCGATCGAAAATCTCCAATTCTAATCGTGTGCCCTCACTCTTTAGGACCAAAATGGGTTAAAGAGATGAAACAACGTTTTAATTTGCAATTTCATCTCCATGATAGCAAGTCGCTTCGAAACTTTTTTGAATACGCGAAAGATGGTATAATCCCGGATGGTATGTTCTGGTCAATTGTCAGTCTACCATTGTTGCGCAATGAAACTCATTTCAAGAATCTCCAAGTGTTAAACACTTCAAGAGAGACGCCATTGTGGTCTATGGTTATCATTGACGAATCCCATCATCTAAGAAACGCATCTACATTGAGTTATCAAATTGGCTGTATGCTGAGTAATTTGACTGAAATGATGGTAATGCTCTCTGCAACGCCACTCAACCTAAGAGATGAGGATCTCTTTAATCAATTGAATATTCTGAATCCATCGCTGTTCCCGGATTTTCAAACCTTTAATGCTATTTTATCCCCTGTAAAATCGATTAATCGCTGTCGTCGACTTCTGGTTGAACGATCGGCGAGTGTAAATTCAAAAATATTGAAAGAAATCCTGGAAATGAAATCTGGAATCCTTGGAGAAGCAATTTCCAATCATCCTGGGGTTAAAAAATTTGAAAAAAGGCTATTAAATGGAGGATTACTAAATTCAGAGGAAATTGCCAATTTTGATAGAATTTTGGGTAATTTAAGTCCTTTAGATAATTCATTCACTCGGACATTGAAACGAGAGGCACTCAACCACCGTGTTATCCGAGAACCGATAAATATTCCAATTAAATTGACTCCTGAAGAAACGAAATTTCACAATGGAGTTATCGAATTATCCAAAAAGATGTATCTCGAAAGAGGAGGGGACCCAGCGGCTCTAGGTTTTATTACCAATATTCCACGCAGAATGGCAAGCAGCTGCATCCCAGCAATGAAAGAGTACCTGAATTGGTGTATTGTAAATAATTCAATGCTTATTGATAATTCTGCGAGTGAGGACGACCCTGATGATGATCAAGGATTGAATGAAACATCTCTTACACCAGATTTAAGGAATTGCTTAATCCAATTACGTTCTGAAGCAGAAAGAATTGAAGGCATTGATACAAAATATGATGAATTTCGTAAGCTCATCGAAAAAATTCAACAAACACATGTAAATCCTCAAATAATTGTTTTCTCCTTTTTTGTAAGAACATTGAAGTATCTCCAAAAAAGGCTTGCAGAGGACGGTTATAGTGTTGGATTAATTTATGGAGATACTCCGAGTTATCCAGATGGCAATAACCAGACACGTTATCAAATAATGGAGTCCTTCGAAAAAGAGGAGTTTGAGATCCTTTTATCCAGCGAAGTAGGTGGAGAAGGTCTGGACTTCCAGTTCTGTCAGACAATCATCAATTATGATCTTCCCTATAATCCAATGAGAATTGAACAAAGAATAGGAAGAATCGATCGTTTTGGACAAAAAGGGGACAAGATCTTCGTCGCTAGCATGTATATTCAGGATAGCATTGATGAAAACATATATTCAGCACTCTATGAACGAATAAATTTAGTTGAAGAGAGCGTCGGCGCTTTAGAACCCATATTGGGAACAAAACTTGCAGATCTTCAGAATGAAATTATTAATGGAGCGCTTTCAGAAGAACAGTTACAGCGACGGATTCAAGAGATTGAAATTGCAGTCGAGCATGCAAAACTTGAGATGGAAAAATTTGAGCAGAATCGGATCGAATTGATGGGAGAAGACAAATTTGCTCAGATAATTCAGAATCTTGATTCGGGCACAGAGTTCATTCAACCAATAGATGCACTTTGGCTGACAAAAAAATGTCTACATTCATGGGATAAGTGTGATTTCAACGAAATTGATGAAAGTTCTGGCTATATCACTCTATCCAAACAGGTTGTCACACAACTGGAGCAATATTGCCGAAAACCTGGTTCTGAAGGGAGTTTTGTGGAATTATCTCGAATAATGGAACTGAATTATCCAATTGAGGTTGTATTCAATGGTACAGTTGCTATTCAAAGAAACCAGGCCGTTTTTCTTCCACCATGTGGATTCTGGATCAAATTTTTGCTGCAGGAATTGGAAAAAAGTGAAAAAATCCCCAGAGTCTTTTCGATCTCTGGAGAATCTAACAATATTGGATTGAGTCCTGGAGATTACTTTGTTCCTTTTTTTGAAGTAATGCTAGAAGGTTTTACAACAGAAATCACTCTCTCGGCTGTACCGGTAGATGTCAATAACAGAACTTGTGTTAAATGTGACTATCGAACATTTTCAAGATTATTAGCGAAAAATGTACTTCCTTCGGACCATCGAGTAACATCAATCAATCCAAGAGAGGCAATCGAGACTGCACAAATTGATCTTGAATCACAGATTGAAATAGAAATGAGAGAGTTGAAAGACAGGAATGCCTATAGAATTCAATCACGTATAAATTCAATCGATAAAACAACCGAATCACGTATAATCCAACTCAACAGCCGAATTCATGAGCATTATAAAAAGGTCATTAGCGATGGGAAAGAGCCAAGTTCAAAATTTATTCGTTTGATTGAGTCGCAAAAGGAGAATGTAAGAAAAAAAAGGGAAGAATTTATACAAAAAATTCGAAATCAGGACGATCTGGTAATGACCTTGAGGCTGGTTGCCATTGCTTCACTAAGGGTTAATCAATAA